The proteins below come from a single Miscanthus floridulus cultivar M001 chromosome 1, ASM1932011v1, whole genome shotgun sequence genomic window:
- the LOC136485428 gene encoding uncharacterized protein: MQRSNKKQAAPAQEMNKLHVATVASLLALAATTTGAVTFDATNTASNTPGGQRFDQAVGLDYAKQVLSDASTFIWNTFNQPSPADRKPVDAVTLVVEDIGGVAFTSANGIHLSAQYVGNYSGDVKTEVTGVLYHEVTHVWQWDGQGQANGGLIEGIADYVRLKAGYAPGHWVKPGQGDRWDQGYDITARFLDYCDSLKPGFVALLNAKMKDGYTDDFFAQILGNTVQQLWQDYKAKYGG, from the exons ATGCAACGGAGCAATAAGAAGCAAGCAGCTCCGGCACAAGAGATGAACAAGCTTCACGTCGCCACGGTGGCTTCCCTCCTGGCGCTGGCCGCAACGACGACCGGCGCCGTCACGTTCGATGCGACCAACACGGCGTCCAACACCCCCGGCGGCCAGCGGTTCGACCAGGCCGTCGGCCTCGACTACGCCAAGCAGGTCCTCTCCGACGCGTCCACGTTCATCTGGAACACCTTCAACCAGCCCAGCCCCGCCGACCGCAAGCCCGTCGACGCGGTGACCCTCGTCGTCGAGGACATCGGCGGCGTGGCCTTCACGAGCGCCAACGGGATCCACCTCAGCGCCCAGTACGTCGGCAACTACTCCGGCGACGTGAAAACAGAG GTCACCGGCGTGCTGTACCACGAGGTAACGCACGTGTGGCAGTGGGACGGGCAGGGGCAGGCGAACGGCGGCCTCATCGAGGGCATCGCCGACTACGTCCGACTGAAGGCGGGGTACGCGCCGGGGCACTGGGTGAAGCCGGGGCAGGGAGACCGGTGGGATCAGGGGTACGACATCACGGCGAGGTTCCTGGACTACTGCGACTCGCTGAAGCCGGGCTTCGTAGCGCTGCTCAACGCCAAGATGAAGGACGGCTACACCGACGATTTCTTCGCTCAGATCCTGGGGAACACCGTGCAGCAGCTGTGGCAGGACTACAAGGCTAAGTACGGGGGCTGA